From the Porites lutea chromosome 5, jaPorLute2.1, whole genome shotgun sequence genome, the window TCGGACACAGCATTTTGAGGCCTTCGTCAAAGTGTTTACTTCCGAGCCAGTTTTTATCAAACTTCACCCCTGGATGCAACTTTCTATCTTTGCTATATTGTTCTGAGGTTGACACAGAGTCTCTTTCGTGGTAAAATTCTCTGCTTGGCAAATCACTTTTCTTGTTGTAATTCGGCAAATTGCAATGGCCATTCACAACGATCGCTTCTTTCAAGACCATTGCAGTGTCTACGGTGTGTGGTCTCCGAGCCGGTAAAATTCCCCGCTTTATCCTCGCTTGAGAGTTTGGTTTCCTCATGTCCTCTAGCGGGTTTATGGGTGGGAACTGTTTGATTGGTAAGGCAACACAGTGGGTCTCTCTAAAACTGTTTGATCTTGCATGAACAAGATACTTTCTTGTAGGCAAAGTACTTTTAGCACGtcttttaatttccatttcatGAGCCAGGGTCCCACCGCAACCACAAACAAACTGACcagaattattttgaaggcTCTTAAAATCGCCTGGCGATGCTTTTGTACAATCTTCTATTTTGATGTTGTTATTTTCGTCATCAAATGTCTTCTCTTCCAATGTGATTTCTAACTTGCGCGCGCTTTCGTTGGAATTTGATTCAGTGAGCTCTTTATTGTCGCGTTTTAAAGACGCAAGTTGtaaattttccttcttttccgTAGATTTTCTAGTGATGACGTTCTTTACTACGGCACTTACAGATTTTGAGTTGTCCACATATTTCCGTacaaaaaatggaataaactcGTCGTCCTCGACTTCAGTGGCACTATTTTCTAGGAAATTTGCAGCCCATGTTCGGCAGACAAATCCTTTGTGAAGGGTTCCCCCAGGAATTCTCTGTTTTATCATTTCCTTGTCGTTACATCTTGCCTGTTTTGAAAGTTCGTTTACATCCTGTAGATCGTGCTTGATGCTAAAATGAGCCTTTGATCGTAAACTCCCTGTGCTCCGAAGTCTTTCGTTGTGTTTAGTAATCCAGGTGTTAGCCTCTCGAAGACGCATTTGATTTCTCAGGTCTTGACTAGTAAGTCTTCGCTTtgtcttctgattggctggatAAGGAAACGTGTCACTGGTGGCGT encodes:
- the LOC140938266 gene encoding uncharacterized protein translates to MAEEDQESHFDDPEEQEPMKVSVTFKPPVQGWKGYSNNIYIQPIVVNHATSDTFPYPANQKTKRRLTSQDLRNQMRLREANTWITKHNERLRSTGSLRSKAHFSIKHDLQDVNELSKQARCNDKEMIKQRIPGGTLHKGFVCRTWAANFLENSATEVEDDEFIPFFVRKYVDNSKSVSAVVKNVITRKSTEKKENLQLASLKRDNKELTESNSNESARKLEITLEEKTFDDENNNIKIEDCTKASPGDFKSLQNNSGQFVCGCGGTLAHEMEIKRRAKSTLPTRKYLVHARSNSFRETHCVALPIKQFPPINPLEDMRKPNSQARIKRGILPARRPHTVDTAMVLKEAIVVNGHCNLPNYNKKSDLPSREFYHERDSVSTSEQYSKDRKLHPGVKFDKNWLGSKHFDEGLKMLCPRSEERRRVNQTLVKSATSQCAVHDSNKRIQERRGRCRSLSVPPGNNKQSKMSVKENQNVMYGNRLPLKTPPYSPNGEDNDSGTDSNDTGLGSEIEYAFDGSAKLDIYLQPRGTSFR